CCGTCGCGTGGCAAAGGCAGAAGAATCGATTCGCGAAGCACGTGACAAGATGGGGAAGGCGGGTAGCGATAATCTCGTGCGCTTGAATCTGGAGAGTGCGTTGGAATCTCTCGAAACCGCGGTAACACATGCAGAGACGGCTCGACCTAAGCTGCAGAGCATCCTCGAAGCCCGCGACGCCGCCAAAGCCGCGGGAGCGGAAGTTAGTAATCTGCCGGCGTGGCAGCAAGCAGAACGCGGGCTTATGGAGATTGCCGGAAAGATTGAGCAGGGAATTGAATCGGAGCTTAGTGGATTGCGCGAACCGCTTGCGCAGCAGTATTGGGCGGCGCGCCGCGAAGCCTTGCGTGATGGTCTGCTCGCAAATGCGAAGTCGGACATCGCGGCCGCGGAGAAGCTCGACGGTGACAAACATTTCCCGACTTTGATGGCTCGTTCGCGACAGGCTATGTCGCGGGCAGAAGCGCTGCTTGCACAAGAAAACCTCGACGATTGCCGAATAGCGGCGCAGGAAGCATCCGATTACGCAATCCACGCGAAGGGACAAATTGAATACAGTGCGAGTGCCAAATCTTCGCGCTCGCCGGACGAGGCGCTTTTGCTGCCGTACGACGACCTGCTGACCAAGATGGCAGCGGAATGGGGGGAAACTCTGTCGTTTGAAGGCGGTGGCGAGGCCGCCATTCGCCGCTTCGAAGAAATGTACGCTCGCAACATGGCTCGAGAGAAAGCAGTCCGTGATTCACTCGAAGGCGTAGTAATGACGTCGCGAGAGAGTATGGAGAACTCGTTGACGGACATGCAAACGAGTTTGGCCGACCAGCAAAACAAAATGACCGAGTGCGAGCAGCGAATTGCGGATATCCGAGCGGAGCGTGATTTGGCGGTGAGCCGCCTAAGGAAGCGTGAATTGACCGCGCAGCGCGCGCAAATCGCGCAGACGGCATTTGATCCGGGGGATGCCGTGGTCTATCAAAATATGGACGGAAATATCATCATTCATCTGTACGGCGTAAAATT
This region of Calditrichota bacterium genomic DNA includes:
- a CDS encoding OmpA family protein, whose amino-acid sequence is MKRRFLICLIALAAGATALLAQPAVTLEDLLEEAETALAEAKAHEVQVISPRRVAKAEESIREARDKMGKAGSDNLVRLNLESALESLETAVTHAETARPKLQSILEARDAAKAAGAEVSNLPAWQQAERGLMEIAGKIEQGIESELSGLREPLAQQYWAARREALRDGLLANAKSDIAAAEKLDGDKHFPTLMARSRQAMSRAEALLAQENLDDCRIAAQEASDYAIHAKGQIEYSASAKSSRSPDEALLLPYDDLLTKMAAEWGETLSFEGGGEAAIRRFEEMYARNMAREKAVRDSLEGVVMTSRESMENSLTDMQTSLADQQNKMTECEQRIADIRAERDLAVSRLRKRELTAQRAQIAQTAFDPGDAVVYQNMDGNIIIHLYGVKFSSGQATLGKDQKSILKKAAEAIEVFPDVKVVVEGHTDAEGSESSNQELSEKRAAAVGKMLEGELKSKVAIETVGKGESTPIASNDTARGRALNRRIDLVLTLP